The proteins below come from a single Natranaerofaba carboxydovora genomic window:
- a CDS encoding putative DNA modification/repair radical SAM protein, whose product MNTEEKLTILARAAKYDVSCSSSGSTRSNKKGTLGSTHKSGICHSWTEDGRCVSLLKILLTNYCIYDCLYCENGASNDIKRASFTPDEIASLTEKFYRRNYIEGLFLSSAIMKNEDHTMELLTTVVKKLREEYAFNGYIHMKAIPGADQRLIKEAGSHVDRLSINIELPTKRSLQLLAPEKNSKHIISSMKTVSQKIIERTKEKKKFKKAPSFVPAGQSTQLIVGASADSDHDILRLSENLYQNMGLKRVYYSAFIPVTNKHQNILPAVNNPPYLREHRLYQADWLLRFYRFTSKELFSDTGKNLSLDLDPKAHFALNNFHLFPVEINKASKTLLLRVPGIGPKSTKKIIMARKHASLGFDDLKRMGIVLKRARYFITCRGKYFGGVPFKKDIIKNRLIAGPEYKQLSLWESGIT is encoded by the coding sequence ATGAACACTGAAGAAAAACTTACTATCCTTGCCAGAGCAGCCAAGTATGATGTTTCCTGCTCTTCTAGCGGCTCTACAAGGTCTAACAAAAAAGGAACCCTTGGCAGTACTCACAAAAGCGGAATCTGCCACAGCTGGACAGAAGATGGCAGATGCGTATCTTTACTTAAGATCCTTTTGACTAACTATTGTATATACGACTGTTTGTATTGTGAAAACGGTGCATCTAATGATATCAAAAGGGCTTCTTTTACCCCTGACGAAATTGCAAGCCTAACAGAAAAGTTTTACAGAAGAAATTATATTGAAGGCCTTTTCTTAAGTTCAGCTATTATGAAAAACGAAGATCATACAATGGAGCTTCTAACTACCGTTGTCAAAAAATTAAGAGAAGAATACGCTTTTAATGGATATATCCACATGAAGGCTATCCCAGGAGCAGACCAACGGCTTATAAAAGAAGCCGGAAGCCATGTAGATCGCTTAAGCATTAATATTGAGCTTCCTACCAAAAGAAGCCTTCAGCTATTAGCTCCAGAGAAAAATAGCAAGCATATAATCTCATCTATGAAAACAGTTAGCCAAAAGATAATAGAGAGGACAAAAGAAAAGAAAAAGTTCAAAAAAGCTCCTTCTTTTGTACCCGCAGGCCAGAGCACTCAGCTAATAGTTGGTGCAAGTGCTGACAGCGACCATGATATATTACGCCTTTCTGAAAACTTATACCAGAACATGGGGCTTAAACGTGTTTACTATTCAGCATTTATCCCTGTCACAAACAAACACCAAAATATACTACCTGCTGTTAACAATCCTCCATATTTAAGAGAGCACAGATTGTATCAAGCAGACTGGCTTCTCCGTTTTTATAGATTTACAAGCAAAGAGTTATTTTCTGACACAGGTAAAAACCTATCCCTAGACCTTGATCCAAAAGCTCACTTTGCCCTAAACAACTTTCACCTCTTTCCCGTAGAGATAAATAAAGCAAGTAAAACCTTGCTTCTTAGGGTCCCCGGTATAGGGCCAAAGTCAACTAAGAAAATCATAATGGCAAGAAAACACGCATCCCTTGGGTTTGACGACCTTAAACGTATGGGGATTGTACTAAAAAGGGCCAGGTATTTTATAACCTGCAGGGGAAAATATTTTGGCGGAGTACCATTTAAAAAGGATATTATAAAAAATAGACTCATAGCAGGGCCAGAATACAAACAATTATCTCTGTGGGAGAGTGGTATAACATGA
- a CDS encoding TIGR03915 family putative DNA repair protein produces the protein MSLTIYYIYDGSFTGLLSALYYALNDKEKDKNKNIYILKENTQITQDLFAEYKKIKPDEDLANQISKKIKSDILSNTLSKIYYVFLSELDGVENIIFDYLKISFKEGSQIDEMLSNKTVDKLNKIRNKVSKERHRMLGFLRFKKLNMGIYYAPMEPDYDILTLIAPHFTKRLGDQSWVIHDVKREKCALYNQEDLIYTIENIPADKLVEDKEEQEFKNLWKKYFDHVTIKERKNLKLQQQFLPKKYWKYLPEKE, from the coding sequence ATGAGCTTAACAATTTATTATATATATGATGGAAGTTTCACCGGACTTCTAAGCGCCCTATATTATGCCCTAAATGATAAAGAAAAAGACAAAAACAAAAATATTTACATACTAAAAGAAAACACCCAAATAACCCAGGACCTTTTCGCAGAGTACAAAAAAATAAAACCTGATGAAGACTTAGCTAATCAAATATCAAAAAAAATCAAATCTGATATTTTAAGTAACACTCTATCCAAAATCTATTATGTCTTTCTATCAGAACTAGACGGGGTAGAAAATATAATTTTTGACTATTTGAAAATTAGTTTTAAAGAGGGCAGCCAAATTGATGAAATGCTATCTAATAAAACCGTAGATAAGCTTAATAAAATAAGAAATAAAGTCTCTAAGGAGCGACATCGAATGCTTGGTTTCTTACGCTTCAAAAAATTAAATATGGGTATCTATTACGCCCCGATGGAACCTGATTACGACATATTGACCTTAATAGCACCCCACTTCACTAAACGTCTTGGAGATCAGTCCTGGGTCATCCACGACGTAAAAAGAGAAAAATGCGCTCTCTATAACCAGGAAGATTTGATATACACAATTGAGAATATCCCTGCTGATAAGCTAGTAGAAGATAAAGAAGAACAAGAATTCAAAAACCTGTGGAAAAAATATTTTGACCACGTAACCATCAAGGAAAGAAAAAATTTAAAACTGCAGCAGCAGTTCCTCCCCAAAAAATACTGGAAATATCTCCCCGAAAAAGAATAA